A DNA window from Maribellus comscasis contains the following coding sequences:
- the gcvT gene encoding glycine cleavage system aminomethyltransferase GcvT, with the protein MKITAFNKIHKGTGGKLVEFAGFEMPIEYSGIKDEHMTVRESVGVFDVSHMGEFWIKGPQALDLVKKITSNDPIILTPGQAQYSCFPNGKGGIVDDLLVYFYEPEKYMLVVNAANIEKDWNWVVSQNDVGAELENASDRISQLAIQGPKANATLQKLTDINLSEIKFYTFVTGKMAGIDDVIISATGYTGAGGFELYFRNEVAEEMWNAIFEAGEEFGIKPIGLGARDTLRLEMGYCLYGNDIDDTTSPIEAGLGWITKFNNGRKFIDRDFLMMQKTEGIIRRLRGFIMQERGIPRHDYELVNSEGSVIGKVTSGTMSPVLNKGIGMGYVAKEYSAFGTQIFVKIRNKNIPAEIVKLPFI; encoded by the coding sequence ATGAAAATTACAGCATTTAACAAAATTCATAAAGGAACAGGTGGTAAATTGGTTGAGTTTGCCGGTTTTGAAATGCCCATAGAATACAGTGGTATAAAAGACGAACACATGACTGTTCGTGAGTCTGTCGGAGTTTTTGATGTTTCGCACATGGGCGAGTTTTGGATCAAAGGACCACAAGCGCTGGATTTGGTAAAAAAGATTACTTCAAATGACCCAATCATTTTAACTCCAGGCCAGGCGCAATATTCATGTTTCCCAAACGGGAAAGGTGGAATTGTTGATGATCTGCTGGTTTATTTTTATGAACCCGAAAAATACATGTTGGTTGTAAATGCTGCAAATATTGAAAAGGACTGGAATTGGGTTGTGAGTCAGAATGATGTTGGCGCGGAGCTTGAGAATGCTTCCGACAGAATTAGCCAGCTTGCAATTCAGGGGCCGAAAGCAAATGCCACTTTACAGAAATTAACAGATATAAATCTTTCCGAAATAAAATTCTACACATTTGTTACAGGCAAAATGGCTGGTATAGATGATGTAATTATTTCAGCTACTGGTTATACCGGTGCGGGTGGTTTTGAGCTCTATTTCAGAAATGAAGTTGCTGAGGAAATGTGGAATGCTATTTTTGAAGCCGGAGAAGAATTTGGAATAAAACCTATAGGTTTAGGTGCGCGCGATACTTTACGTCTGGAAATGGGATACTGTTTGTATGGAAATGATATTGATGACACTACATCTCCGATTGAAGCCGGATTAGGATGGATTACCAAATTTAACAACGGCCGGAAATTTATCGATCGTGATTTTTTGATGATGCAAAAGACCGAAGGCATTATACGCAGACTACGCGGTTTTATTATGCAGGAGCGTGGTATTCCGAGACATGACTATGAGTTGGTAAATTCGGAAGGGAGTGTTATTGGGAAGGTAACTTCGGGTACCATGTCGCCCGTTTTAAACAAAGGAATTGGTATGGGATATGTTGCCAAAGAGTATTCAGCATTTGGAACACAGATTTTTGTGAAAATCAGAAATAAGAATATTCCTGCAGAGATTGTAAAGTTGCCTTTTATTTAA
- a CDS encoding Hpt domain-containing protein, producing the protein MEKENYPLDLGYLDDVAGGDIEFKKELVKIFLQQVPVFIENMKKFQVEKDLENLAKEAHTAKSSVLIFGMEETGANLKKIQLLAEENQTQQIPMLLEKSIRDMEEIILPLQHFMES; encoded by the coding sequence ATGGAAAAAGAAAATTATCCCTTGGATTTGGGTTATCTCGACGATGTTGCCGGAGGCGATATCGAGTTCAAAAAAGAGCTGGTAAAAATATTTCTGCAACAAGTGCCGGTTTTTATTGAAAATATGAAAAAATTTCAGGTAGAAAAGGATCTCGAGAATCTTGCAAAAGAAGCACATACTGCAAAATCATCGGTTTTAATTTTTGGGATGGAAGAAACCGGAGCCAATTTGAAAAAAATCCAACTTCTGGCAGAAGAAAATCAAACGCAACAGATCCCGATGTTATTGGAAAAGTCGATACGAGATATGGAAGAAATAATACTTCCGTTACAGCATTTTATGGAATCATGA
- a CDS encoding PQ-loop repeat-containing protein — protein MFNEMIGWTGNILFAICGIPQVIKTYKTKSAKDLSILFLWLWLAGEVLTFMYIINGDLETGSVHWPLYFNYIVNIFMACFLIYAKYIYPKKYSSVP, from the coding sequence ATGTTTAATGAAATGATTGGCTGGACAGGAAATATCCTTTTCGCCATTTGTGGTATTCCGCAGGTTATTAAAACATATAAAACCAAGAGTGCAAAAGATTTAAGTATTTTGTTTTTATGGCTTTGGCTTGCAGGCGAAGTTCTGACTTTTATGTATATTATCAATGGAGACCTGGAAACAGGCTCCGTACATTGGCCGTTGTATTTTAATTACATCGTCAATATTTTTATGGCCTGTTTCCTGATCTACGCAAAATATATCTATCCAAAAAAATACTCGTCCGTTCCTTAA
- the clpB gene encoding ATP-dependent chaperone ClpB: protein MNLNNFTIKAQEAIQHGFQIAQGNNQQSIETGHLLKGLLHSAENVVNFLLKKLGVNTAIFQQALDKIIESYPKVTGGEQYLSSSANKVLQKSLALAQEMGDQFVSVEHILVALFDAGDSVSHLMKDNGITKKELKLAIEELRKGSSVDSQTAEDRFNSLNRFALNLNERARSGKLDPVIGRDDEIRRILQILSRRTKNNPILIGEPGTGKTAIAEGLAHRIVRGDVPENLKTKQVYSLDMGALIAGAKYKGEFEERLKAVVNEVVQSNDEVVLFIDEIHTLVGAGKGEGAMDAANILKPALARGELRAIGATTYSEYQKYFEKDKALERRFQVVQVEEPDTLSAISILRGIKERYENHHKVRIKDDAIIASVELSQRYISDRFLPDKAIDLMDEAAAKLRLEMDSVPEELDEIERRVKQLEIEREAIKRERDDRKLAQLHEEISNLKEEQSRLRAKWQSEKAVIDNIQKKKSEIEDFKREAEEAERQGNYERVAELRYGRVKEAENEIQKYQKELQKLKEGENLIKEEVDAEDIAEVVARWTRIPVSKMLQSEREKLLLMEDELHKRVVGQNEAIVAVSDAVRRSRAGLQDERRPIGSFIFLGSTGVGKTELAKALAEYLFDDENMITRIDMSEYQEKFSVTRLIGSPPGYVGYDEGGQLTEAVRHKPYSVVLFDEIEKAHPDVFNVLLQVLDDGRLTDNKGRTVNFKNTIIIMTSNLGSQIIQESFERMNEENQEFILEETKNRLMEMLRQTIRPEFLNRIDETIVFTPLSKEDITEIVRLQFEQVIKRVAGADIKIEITNSAVEWLASAGFDPHFGARPVKRILQKHVLNELSRKIIGGQVQKDKTIVIDFDRNGLIFKN, encoded by the coding sequence ATGAATTTAAACAATTTTACAATAAAAGCGCAGGAGGCCATTCAGCATGGTTTCCAGATAGCACAGGGAAATAACCAGCAAAGTATAGAAACAGGCCATTTACTAAAAGGACTTTTGCATTCTGCAGAGAATGTGGTGAATTTCCTTTTAAAAAAATTAGGAGTTAATACCGCGATTTTTCAACAGGCACTTGATAAGATAATTGAATCATATCCAAAAGTCACCGGAGGGGAACAGTACCTCTCTTCATCGGCCAACAAAGTTTTGCAAAAATCACTTGCTTTGGCTCAGGAGATGGGGGATCAGTTTGTCTCCGTTGAACACATTTTGGTGGCATTGTTTGATGCTGGCGATTCTGTGAGCCATTTGATGAAAGACAATGGCATTACAAAAAAAGAATTAAAACTAGCTATTGAAGAGTTAAGAAAAGGTTCCAGTGTCGACAGTCAGACTGCTGAAGACAGATTTAATTCCTTAAACCGTTTTGCTCTCAATTTAAATGAAAGAGCGAGAAGTGGAAAGTTGGACCCGGTGATTGGACGTGATGACGAAATTCGACGAATCCTGCAGATTTTATCCCGCAGAACAAAAAATAACCCGATTTTAATTGGCGAACCCGGCACAGGCAAAACAGCTATTGCAGAAGGCCTGGCACATCGAATTGTTCGCGGTGACGTTCCTGAAAACCTGAAAACAAAACAGGTTTATTCTCTCGACATGGGAGCACTGATTGCAGGTGCAAAATACAAAGGAGAATTTGAGGAACGTTTAAAGGCGGTTGTGAATGAAGTTGTTCAGTCGAATGATGAAGTGGTGTTGTTTATTGATGAGATTCATACTTTGGTTGGAGCGGGAAAAGGAGAAGGAGCAATGGACGCAGCCAACATTTTAAAACCCGCGCTGGCTCGTGGTGAACTTCGTGCAATTGGAGCAACAACTTATTCCGAGTATCAAAAATATTTTGAAAAGGACAAAGCACTGGAGAGAAGGTTTCAGGTGGTGCAGGTGGAAGAGCCGGATACGCTGAGTGCCATTTCTATTTTGCGTGGAATAAAAGAAAGGTATGAGAACCACCATAAGGTAAGAATAAAAGACGACGCAATTATTGCTTCGGTGGAGCTGTCGCAACGTTATATTTCCGACCGGTTCTTACCTGATAAAGCCATTGATTTAATGGATGAAGCCGCAGCAAAATTACGTCTGGAGATGGATTCTGTTCCGGAAGAGCTGGATGAAATTGAACGCCGGGTAAAACAGCTGGAAATTGAACGTGAAGCAATAAAACGGGAAAGAGATGATAGAAAATTGGCACAACTGCACGAAGAAATTTCAAATTTGAAAGAAGAACAATCGCGGTTGCGAGCCAAATGGCAGTCCGAAAAAGCAGTTATCGATAATATTCAGAAAAAGAAATCGGAAATCGAAGATTTTAAACGCGAAGCAGAAGAAGCAGAACGACAGGGAAATTATGAACGTGTTGCAGAGCTTCGTTATGGCCGGGTAAAGGAGGCAGAAAATGAGATTCAGAAATACCAGAAAGAGCTGCAAAAATTGAAAGAAGGTGAAAATCTGATTAAAGAGGAGGTTGATGCAGAAGACATTGCCGAAGTTGTAGCTCGCTGGACGAGAATTCCGGTTTCAAAAATGTTACAAAGCGAGCGTGAAAAACTACTTCTTATGGAAGATGAGCTGCATAAACGTGTCGTTGGACAAAATGAGGCAATCGTTGCTGTATCAGACGCAGTGCGCAGAAGCAGGGCTGGCTTGCAGGACGAAAGAAGACCAATCGGTTCTTTTATATTTTTGGGATCGACAGGTGTAGGAAAAACAGAATTGGCAAAAGCACTGGCGGAGTATCTTTTTGATGACGAAAATATGATTACGCGGATTGACATGTCGGAATATCAGGAGAAATTTTCAGTCACGCGTCTCATTGGTAGTCCACCCGGATATGTAGGGTATGATGAAGGCGGGCAGTTGACTGAAGCGGTCCGGCATAAACCCTATTCTGTTGTGTTGTTTGACGAAATTGAAAAAGCACACCCCGACGTTTTTAATGTGCTGCTCCAGGTGCTCGACGACGGAAGATTAACAGACAACAAGGGAAGGACAGTAAATTTTAAGAATACTATCATCATAATGACTTCCAATCTCGGTTCACAAATCATTCAGGAAAGTTTTGAACGTATGAATGAGGAAAACCAGGAGTTTATTTTGGAAGAAACAAAAAACCGATTGATGGAAATGCTGAGACAAACCATCCGGCCGGAGTTTTTGAACCGGATTGATGAAACCATTGTGTTTACTCCACTTTCAAAAGAAGATATTACAGAAATTGTTCGACTCCAATTTGAGCAGGTGATAAAGCGAGTGGCGGGAGCAGACATAAAAATAGAAATTACTAATTCGGCCGTGGAATGGTTGGCAAGTGCTGGTTTTGACCCTCATTTTGGAGCACGTCCGGTAAAACGTATATTACAAAAACATGTGTTAAATGAGTTATCAAGAAAGATCATCGGAGGGCAGGTTCAGAAAGATAAAACAATTGTAATCGATTTTGATCGCAACGGACTAATTTTCAAAAATTAA
- the ppdK gene encoding pyruvate, phosphate dikinase, protein MAKYVYTFGAGKAEGKADMKNLLGGKGANLAEMNLIGVPVPPGFTITTEVCTMYNEQGQKSTFELIKPEVEAAVAMVEELTETKFGDKENPCLVSVRSGARASMPGMMDTVLNLGMNEDAVEGISKKSGNPRFAWDSYRRFVQMYGDVVMEMKPASKEEIDPFEEIIEELKEEKDIQLDTEFTTEDLKELVVRFKAAVKKETGKDFPVDPWEQLWGAVAAVFNSWNNPRAILYRRLEQIPDEWGTAVNVQAMVFGNMGSNSGTGVAFTRDAATGEDIFNGEYLIDAQGEDVVAGIRTPQQITLEGSKRWAVLQGISEEDRAAKYPSLEEAMPEMYKQLNDTQQKLEDHYSDMQDLEFTIQEGKLWLLQTRNGKRTGAAMVKIAVDMLEEGRIDEKTALSRIDPNKLDELLHPVFETEAIKSANVLTKGLPASPGAATGQIVFFADEASKYPASILIRVETSPEDLEGMHIAKGILTARGGMTSHAAVVARGMGKCCVSGAGMVKINYKTRIMTIEGKEFREGDWVSLNGTTGEVYEGKVATMDPDLSGDFGKVMDWADKFTRMKVRTNADTPNDAKVAREFGAEGIGLCRTEHMFFEGERIKAMREMILAKTEEKRRKALDKLLPYQREDFEGILEAMAGFGVTIRLLDPPLHEFVPHEEENQKEMADEMGISVEEVKTLVEDLHEFNPMLGHRGCRLGNTYPEITEMQARAIIEAAVNLKQKGVDARPEIMVPLIGTVKELKLQADIIHTTAKKVFEEKGAECEYMVGTMIEIPRAAVTADQVAEVAEFFSFGTNDLTQMTFGYSRDDAGKFLPIYIEKGILKNDPFQVLDQEGVGQVVRMGVEKGRSVKPGLKVGICGEHGGEPSSVMFCDSVGMDYVSCSPYRVPIARVAAAQANTK, encoded by the coding sequence ATGGCAAAGTACGTTTATACCTTTGGAGCAGGTAAAGCTGAAGGTAAAGCTGACATGAAAAATCTCCTTGGTGGAAAAGGAGCCAATCTTGCAGAAATGAACCTCATCGGAGTTCCGGTTCCTCCCGGATTTACAATTACTACCGAGGTTTGTACCATGTATAATGAGCAAGGGCAAAAAAGTACGTTTGAACTTATAAAACCGGAAGTAGAAGCTGCCGTAGCCATGGTAGAAGAACTCACCGAAACAAAATTTGGTGATAAAGAAAATCCATGTTTGGTTTCAGTTCGTTCGGGAGCAAGAGCTTCAATGCCCGGAATGATGGACACCGTACTAAACCTTGGAATGAATGAAGATGCGGTTGAAGGCATTTCAAAAAAATCAGGAAACCCGAGGTTTGCGTGGGATTCATATCGTCGTTTTGTTCAAATGTATGGCGATGTGGTAATGGAAATGAAACCCGCCAGCAAAGAAGAAATTGATCCTTTTGAAGAAATCATAGAAGAATTAAAAGAAGAAAAAGACATCCAGCTTGACACCGAATTTACTACTGAAGATTTAAAAGAATTGGTAGTACGTTTTAAAGCTGCCGTAAAAAAAGAAACCGGGAAAGATTTTCCTGTTGACCCATGGGAACAACTTTGGGGAGCTGTGGCCGCAGTATTTAACAGCTGGAACAATCCACGTGCTATTCTTTACCGTCGTTTGGAACAAATTCCTGACGAATGGGGAACCGCCGTGAATGTTCAGGCTATGGTATTTGGTAATATGGGCAGTAATTCAGGTACAGGAGTTGCTTTTACCCGTGATGCGGCTACCGGTGAAGACATTTTTAATGGTGAATATTTGATCGATGCACAGGGAGAAGATGTGGTAGCAGGTATTCGTACCCCACAGCAAATTACCCTGGAAGGGTCCAAAAGATGGGCTGTTTTACAGGGAATCAGTGAAGAAGACAGAGCTGCAAAATACCCGTCGCTGGAGGAAGCGATGCCTGAAATGTACAAGCAGTTGAATGACACTCAGCAAAAACTGGAGGATCACTACAGCGATATGCAGGATCTCGAATTTACCATCCAGGAAGGTAAACTGTGGTTATTACAAACCCGTAACGGAAAACGTACAGGTGCAGCCATGGTAAAAATTGCTGTTGATATGCTCGAAGAAGGTCGAATTGATGAAAAAACTGCCCTTTCAAGAATAGACCCAAACAAGCTGGACGAATTACTGCACCCTGTTTTCGAAACTGAAGCGATAAAATCGGCAAATGTATTAACAAAAGGGTTACCGGCATCTCCGGGAGCAGCGACCGGCCAGATTGTTTTCTTTGCTGATGAAGCAAGTAAATACCCCGCTTCAATTCTTATCCGGGTTGAGACTTCTCCTGAAGATTTGGAAGGTATGCACATCGCCAAAGGTATCTTAACCGCACGTGGAGGTATGACATCGCATGCAGCAGTTGTTGCCCGCGGAATGGGAAAATGTTGTGTGTCAGGTGCCGGGATGGTAAAAATCAACTACAAAACCCGGATTATGACCATTGAAGGGAAAGAGTTCAGAGAAGGCGACTGGGTTTCATTAAACGGGACTACAGGTGAGGTTTATGAAGGTAAAGTTGCAACCATGGACCCGGATTTAAGCGGTGATTTTGGTAAAGTTATGGATTGGGCTGACAAATTTACGAGAATGAAAGTCCGCACCAATGCAGACACACCAAACGATGCAAAAGTTGCCCGCGAATTTGGCGCAGAAGGAATTGGTCTCTGCCGCACAGAACACATGTTCTTTGAAGGTGAACGAATTAAAGCTATGCGCGAAATGATTCTGGCCAAAACAGAAGAAAAAAGACGCAAAGCACTGGATAAACTATTGCCTTACCAAAGAGAAGACTTTGAAGGTATTCTTGAGGCAATGGCCGGTTTTGGTGTAACCATCCGTCTGCTCGATCCGCCATTGCATGAATTTGTACCTCACGAAGAAGAAAACCAGAAAGAGATGGCAGATGAAATGGGAATCTCAGTTGAAGAAGTAAAAACTTTGGTTGAAGATTTACATGAGTTCAATCCAATGTTAGGACACCGTGGTTGTCGTCTTGGAAACACCTATCCTGAAATTACAGAAATGCAGGCGCGCGCCATTATTGAAGCTGCTGTCAACCTAAAACAGAAAGGTGTCGATGCACGCCCTGAAATAATGGTTCCTTTAATCGGTACTGTTAAAGAATTGAAACTCCAGGCAGATATTATTCACACAACCGCTAAAAAAGTTTTTGAAGAGAAAGGCGCTGAATGTGAATATATGGTTGGAACAATGATTGAAATACCAAGAGCTGCTGTTACAGCCGATCAGGTAGCTGAAGTTGCCGAATTCTTCTCGTTTGGTACAAACGACCTTACACAGATGACTTTTGGATACTCACGCGACGATGCCGGCAAATTCCTGCCAATTTATATTGAAAAAGGAATATTGAAAAATGATCCTTTCCAGGTTCTTGACCAGGAAGGCGTTGGGCAGGTAGTTAGAATGGGAGTTGAAAAAGGCCGAAGTGTAAAACCCGGGTTAAAAGTAGGAATCTGTGGTGAACATGGTGGCGAACCTTCGTCTGTGATGTTCTGCGATAGCGTTGGAATGGACTATGTAAGTTGTTCTCCATATCGCGTTCCAATTGCCCGTGTTGCCGCAGCTCAGGCAAATACAAAATAA